Proteins from a single region of Ziziphus jujuba cultivar Dongzao chromosome 1, ASM3175591v1:
- the LOC107434328 gene encoding uncharacterized protein LOC107434328 isoform X3, translating into MDLTTTPRYFQSPSAFSSSGEPPLEGNTSFYGKNKNNPFVETFPDPLCKLNLKETSEFVKSFPMPNNCNNTESNREGVFLETSAQRKREGVSSVAHRRSSVEAPPTPGRPVFSFSAGNLSRKSSFPSKWDDAEKWLISSSCHESPAHNNTIKPSSESAKINKQCDSFKQQQMEVFAEKSRVTEEKVSKATSTFHGSASLEYHSSVRAFNGVAASTDVLLKDKFTDDIEPILPNFRTSEPTKEGFLFTNSACETMKDAGTDVVHEVKLQHRDVGTEMTPLGSSTTSRCHTPFKSSSPARHNTPANRSGPLAMGHSSNTNRTIDMSQLQECHLAKLQLGTHYDSVTSNWSSREEEEEEISKSLRHFETGNGFHKNITDSKAAAWEEEEKKKCCLSLCDRYQREEAKIQAWVNLQSAKAEAQSRKLEMIILGETTKNEIKLRGKVDEEDGSCS; encoded by the exons ATGGATCTAACAACAACTCCAAGATACTTTCAATCTCCATCTGCATTTTCATCTAGTGGG GAACCACCATTGGAGGGCAACACAAGCTTCTATGGGAAAAACAAGAACAACCCATTTGTTGAAACATTCCCAGACCCACTTTGCAAGCTTAATCTCAAAGAGACATCTGAGTTCGTTAAATCTTTTCCAATGCCAAACAACTGCAATAATACTGAAAGCAACAGAGAAGGAGTGTTCCTTGAGACTTCAGCTCAGAGGAAGAGAGAGGGAGTGAGCTCAGTGGCACATAGGAGATCGTCAGTAGAAGCTCCTCCAACACCTGGTAGGCCTGTTTTCAGTTTCAGTGCTGGGAATCTGTCAAGGAAGAGTAGTTTCCCGTCTAAGTGGGATGATGCAGAGAAATGGCTCATAAGCAGCTCTTGCCATGAGTCACCAGCTCATAATAATACCATAAAGCCATCATCAGAGTCTGCAAAGATCAACAAACAATGTGATAGCTTTAAGCAACAACAAATGGAGGTCTTTGCAGAGAAATCAAGGGTCACTGAGGAAAAGGTCTCAAAAGCAACCTCAACCTTTCATGGTTCAGCATCTTTGGAGTATCATAGCTCAGTCAGAGCTTTCAATGGGGTCGCTGCCTCAACAGACGTACTTTTAAAAG ATAAGTTCACAGACGACATAGAACCGATTTTGCCCAATTTCAGAACCTCAGAACCAACAAAAGAAGGCTTTCTCTTCACAAACTCAGCCTGTGAAACCATGAAAGATGCAGGCACTGATGTTGTCCATGAGGTTAAACTTCAACACAGGGATGTTGGGACGGAGATGACTCCATTGGGCAGTTCCACAACTTCAAGGTGCCACACACCGTTCAAGAGCTCGTCGCCTGCCCGCCATAACACGCCTGCGAATAGGTCCGGTCCACTGGCTATGGGTCACTCCAGCAACACCAATAGAACCATTGACATGTCCCAGTTGCAGGAGTGCCATTTGGCCAAGCTACAACTTGGGACACATTATGATTCGGTCACATCGAATTGGAGTTCGagggaagaagaggaagaagaaatatCGAAGAGCCTGAGACATTTCGAAACAGGCAATGGGTTCCACAAGAATATTACAGACTCTAAGGCTGCAGCATGGGaggaggaagaaaagaaaaaatgctgtCTCAG TTTGTGTGATAGATATCAGAGAGAAGAAGCGAAAATACAAGCCTGGGTCAATCTCCAAAGTGCAAAAGCAGAAGCTCAGTCAAGAAAGCTTGAG ATGATCATTTTAGGTGAAACTACAAAAAATGAGATCAAACTTAGAGGAAAAGTTGATGAAGAGGATGGCAGTTGTTCATAG
- the LOC107434328 gene encoding uncharacterized protein LOC107434328 isoform X4 → MDLTTTPRYFQSPSAFSSSGEPPLEGNTSFYGKNKNNPFVETFPDPLCKLNLKETSEFVKSFPMPNNCNNTESNREGVFLETSAQRKREGVSSVAHRRSSVEAPPTPGRPVFSFSAGNLSRKSSFPSKWDDAEKWLISSSCHESPAHNNTIKPSSESAKINKQCDSFKQQQMEVFAEKSRVTEEKVSKATSTFHGSASLEYHSSVRAFNGVAASTDVLLKDKFTDDIEPILPNFRTSEPTKEGFLFTNSACETMKDAGTDVVHEVKLQHRDVGTEMTPLGSSTTSRCHTPFKSSSPARHNTPANRSGPLAMGHSSNTNRTIDMSQLQECHLAKLQLGTHYDSVTSNWSSREEEEEEISKSLRHFETGNGFHKNITDSKAAAWEEEEKKKCCLRYQREEAKIQAWVNLQSAKAEAQSRKLEMIILGETTKNEIKLRGKVDEEDGSCS, encoded by the exons ATGGATCTAACAACAACTCCAAGATACTTTCAATCTCCATCTGCATTTTCATCTAGTGGG GAACCACCATTGGAGGGCAACACAAGCTTCTATGGGAAAAACAAGAACAACCCATTTGTTGAAACATTCCCAGACCCACTTTGCAAGCTTAATCTCAAAGAGACATCTGAGTTCGTTAAATCTTTTCCAATGCCAAACAACTGCAATAATACTGAAAGCAACAGAGAAGGAGTGTTCCTTGAGACTTCAGCTCAGAGGAAGAGAGAGGGAGTGAGCTCAGTGGCACATAGGAGATCGTCAGTAGAAGCTCCTCCAACACCTGGTAGGCCTGTTTTCAGTTTCAGTGCTGGGAATCTGTCAAGGAAGAGTAGTTTCCCGTCTAAGTGGGATGATGCAGAGAAATGGCTCATAAGCAGCTCTTGCCATGAGTCACCAGCTCATAATAATACCATAAAGCCATCATCAGAGTCTGCAAAGATCAACAAACAATGTGATAGCTTTAAGCAACAACAAATGGAGGTCTTTGCAGAGAAATCAAGGGTCACTGAGGAAAAGGTCTCAAAAGCAACCTCAACCTTTCATGGTTCAGCATCTTTGGAGTATCATAGCTCAGTCAGAGCTTTCAATGGGGTCGCTGCCTCAACAGACGTACTTTTAAAAG ATAAGTTCACAGACGACATAGAACCGATTTTGCCCAATTTCAGAACCTCAGAACCAACAAAAGAAGGCTTTCTCTTCACAAACTCAGCCTGTGAAACCATGAAAGATGCAGGCACTGATGTTGTCCATGAGGTTAAACTTCAACACAGGGATGTTGGGACGGAGATGACTCCATTGGGCAGTTCCACAACTTCAAGGTGCCACACACCGTTCAAGAGCTCGTCGCCTGCCCGCCATAACACGCCTGCGAATAGGTCCGGTCCACTGGCTATGGGTCACTCCAGCAACACCAATAGAACCATTGACATGTCCCAGTTGCAGGAGTGCCATTTGGCCAAGCTACAACTTGGGACACATTATGATTCGGTCACATCGAATTGGAGTTCGagggaagaagaggaagaagaaatatCGAAGAGCCTGAGACATTTCGAAACAGGCAATGGGTTCCACAAGAATATTACAGACTCTAAGGCTGCAGCATGGGaggaggaagaaaagaaaaaatgctgtCTCAG ATATCAGAGAGAAGAAGCGAAAATACAAGCCTGGGTCAATCTCCAAAGTGCAAAAGCAGAAGCTCAGTCAAGAAAGCTTGAG ATGATCATTTTAGGTGAAACTACAAAAAATGAGATCAAACTTAGAGGAAAAGTTGATGAAGAGGATGGCAGTTGTTCATAG
- the LOC107434348 gene encoding uncharacterized protein LOC107434348: MTKSSFYYKLQPEPHQQEGRKKKTYSCSPSSTFYFFLSSSSSSCGIESMALTCYFSPHVTVEKSCLIVKPFRKVLRLKNSQFSVKKTSSAIKIRSSFREKVFEDRSEGIICYRDDSGEIVCEGIDEGPRYHQQFPRTSSSSHSRDAEILDILQQRWLNFFNGTELNPADKSVAVQKDINCNGFNSLR; this comes from the exons ATGACCAAATCATCTTTCTATTACAAGCTTCAGCCAGAGCCCCACCaacaagaaggaagaaaaaagaaaacttattcTTGTTCTCCATCttcaacattttatttctttctttcttcttcttcttcttcctgtgGCATAGAATCAATGGCTTTGACATGTTATTTTTCTCCTCATGTAACCGTTGAAAAATCTTGTCTAATTGTAAAGCCTTTCAGGAAAGTTCTGAGGCTCAAAAACAGTCAATTTTCAGTCAAGAAAACGAGTTCAGCAATCAAGATCAGATCCTCCTTCAGAGAAAAG GTTTTTGAGGATCGGTCAGAAGGTATAATTTGCTACAGAGATGACAGTGGTGAAATAGTCTGCGAGGGAATCGATGAGGGTCCTCGTTATCATCAACAGtttccaagaacatcttcttcttctcattcAAG AGATGCTGAGATCCTTGATATTCTTCAACAAAGATGGCTAAATTTTTTCAATGGCACTGAATTGAATCCTGCAGACAAAAGTGTTGCTGTTCAAAAGGACATCAACTGCAATGGCTTTAACAGCCTTCGCTAA
- the LOC107434328 gene encoding uncharacterized protein LOC107434328 isoform X2: protein MDLTTTPRYFQSPSAFSSSGEPPLEGNTSFYGKNKNNPFVETFPDPLCKLNLKETSEFVKSFPMPNNCNNTESNREGVFLETSAQRKREGVSSVAHRRSSVEAPPTPGRPVFSFSAGNLSRKSSFPSKWDDAEKWLISSSCHESPAHNNTIKPSSESAKINKQCDSFKQQQMEVFAEKSRVTEEKVSKATSTFHGSASLEYHSSVRAFNGVAASTDVLLKDKFTDDIEPILPNFRTSEPTKEGFLFTNSACETMKDAGTDVVHEVKLQHRDVGTEMTPLGSSTTSRCHTPFKSSSPARHNTPANRSGPLAMGHSSNTNRTIDMSQLQECHLAKLQLGTHYDSVTSNWSSREEEEEEISKSLRHFETGNGFHKNITDSKAAAWEEEEKKKCCLRYQREEAKIQAWVNLQSAKAEAQSRKLEVKLQKMRSNLEEKLMKRMAVVHRKAEEWRAEARREHSEQIQKATEHTQKMIYRNSSHFSGYSSCGCFPCNNHHRYS from the exons ATGGATCTAACAACAACTCCAAGATACTTTCAATCTCCATCTGCATTTTCATCTAGTGGG GAACCACCATTGGAGGGCAACACAAGCTTCTATGGGAAAAACAAGAACAACCCATTTGTTGAAACATTCCCAGACCCACTTTGCAAGCTTAATCTCAAAGAGACATCTGAGTTCGTTAAATCTTTTCCAATGCCAAACAACTGCAATAATACTGAAAGCAACAGAGAAGGAGTGTTCCTTGAGACTTCAGCTCAGAGGAAGAGAGAGGGAGTGAGCTCAGTGGCACATAGGAGATCGTCAGTAGAAGCTCCTCCAACACCTGGTAGGCCTGTTTTCAGTTTCAGTGCTGGGAATCTGTCAAGGAAGAGTAGTTTCCCGTCTAAGTGGGATGATGCAGAGAAATGGCTCATAAGCAGCTCTTGCCATGAGTCACCAGCTCATAATAATACCATAAAGCCATCATCAGAGTCTGCAAAGATCAACAAACAATGTGATAGCTTTAAGCAACAACAAATGGAGGTCTTTGCAGAGAAATCAAGGGTCACTGAGGAAAAGGTCTCAAAAGCAACCTCAACCTTTCATGGTTCAGCATCTTTGGAGTATCATAGCTCAGTCAGAGCTTTCAATGGGGTCGCTGCCTCAACAGACGTACTTTTAAAAG ATAAGTTCACAGACGACATAGAACCGATTTTGCCCAATTTCAGAACCTCAGAACCAACAAAAGAAGGCTTTCTCTTCACAAACTCAGCCTGTGAAACCATGAAAGATGCAGGCACTGATGTTGTCCATGAGGTTAAACTTCAACACAGGGATGTTGGGACGGAGATGACTCCATTGGGCAGTTCCACAACTTCAAGGTGCCACACACCGTTCAAGAGCTCGTCGCCTGCCCGCCATAACACGCCTGCGAATAGGTCCGGTCCACTGGCTATGGGTCACTCCAGCAACACCAATAGAACCATTGACATGTCCCAGTTGCAGGAGTGCCATTTGGCCAAGCTACAACTTGGGACACATTATGATTCGGTCACATCGAATTGGAGTTCGagggaagaagaggaagaagaaatatCGAAGAGCCTGAGACATTTCGAAACAGGCAATGGGTTCCACAAGAATATTACAGACTCTAAGGCTGCAGCATGGGaggaggaagaaaagaaaaaatgctgtCTCAG ATATCAGAGAGAAGAAGCGAAAATACAAGCCTGGGTCAATCTCCAAAGTGCAAAAGCAGAAGCTCAGTCAAGAAAGCTTGAG GTGAAACTACAAAAAATGAGATCAAACTTAGAGGAAAAGTTGATGAAGAGGATGGCAGTTGTTCATAGAAAAGCTGAGGAATGGAGAGCAGAAGCGAGGCGGGAACACTCTGAGCAAATTCAGAAAGCCACTGAACATACACAGAAGATGATATACAGGAATAGTTCACATTTTTCTGGCTATAGCTCTTGTGGTTGCTTTCCATGTAATAACCACCATCGATAttcatga
- the LOC107434328 gene encoding uncharacterized protein LOC107434328 isoform X1, whose translation MDLTTTPRYFQSPSAFSSSGEPPLEGNTSFYGKNKNNPFVETFPDPLCKLNLKETSEFVKSFPMPNNCNNTESNREGVFLETSAQRKREGVSSVAHRRSSVEAPPTPGRPVFSFSAGNLSRKSSFPSKWDDAEKWLISSSCHESPAHNNTIKPSSESAKINKQCDSFKQQQMEVFAEKSRVTEEKVSKATSTFHGSASLEYHSSVRAFNGVAASTDVLLKDKFTDDIEPILPNFRTSEPTKEGFLFTNSACETMKDAGTDVVHEVKLQHRDVGTEMTPLGSSTTSRCHTPFKSSSPARHNTPANRSGPLAMGHSSNTNRTIDMSQLQECHLAKLQLGTHYDSVTSNWSSREEEEEEISKSLRHFETGNGFHKNITDSKAAAWEEEEKKKCCLSLCDRYQREEAKIQAWVNLQSAKAEAQSRKLEVKLQKMRSNLEEKLMKRMAVVHRKAEEWRAEARREHSEQIQKATEHTQKMIYRNSSHFSGYSSCGCFPCNNHHRYS comes from the exons ATGGATCTAACAACAACTCCAAGATACTTTCAATCTCCATCTGCATTTTCATCTAGTGGG GAACCACCATTGGAGGGCAACACAAGCTTCTATGGGAAAAACAAGAACAACCCATTTGTTGAAACATTCCCAGACCCACTTTGCAAGCTTAATCTCAAAGAGACATCTGAGTTCGTTAAATCTTTTCCAATGCCAAACAACTGCAATAATACTGAAAGCAACAGAGAAGGAGTGTTCCTTGAGACTTCAGCTCAGAGGAAGAGAGAGGGAGTGAGCTCAGTGGCACATAGGAGATCGTCAGTAGAAGCTCCTCCAACACCTGGTAGGCCTGTTTTCAGTTTCAGTGCTGGGAATCTGTCAAGGAAGAGTAGTTTCCCGTCTAAGTGGGATGATGCAGAGAAATGGCTCATAAGCAGCTCTTGCCATGAGTCACCAGCTCATAATAATACCATAAAGCCATCATCAGAGTCTGCAAAGATCAACAAACAATGTGATAGCTTTAAGCAACAACAAATGGAGGTCTTTGCAGAGAAATCAAGGGTCACTGAGGAAAAGGTCTCAAAAGCAACCTCAACCTTTCATGGTTCAGCATCTTTGGAGTATCATAGCTCAGTCAGAGCTTTCAATGGGGTCGCTGCCTCAACAGACGTACTTTTAAAAG ATAAGTTCACAGACGACATAGAACCGATTTTGCCCAATTTCAGAACCTCAGAACCAACAAAAGAAGGCTTTCTCTTCACAAACTCAGCCTGTGAAACCATGAAAGATGCAGGCACTGATGTTGTCCATGAGGTTAAACTTCAACACAGGGATGTTGGGACGGAGATGACTCCATTGGGCAGTTCCACAACTTCAAGGTGCCACACACCGTTCAAGAGCTCGTCGCCTGCCCGCCATAACACGCCTGCGAATAGGTCCGGTCCACTGGCTATGGGTCACTCCAGCAACACCAATAGAACCATTGACATGTCCCAGTTGCAGGAGTGCCATTTGGCCAAGCTACAACTTGGGACACATTATGATTCGGTCACATCGAATTGGAGTTCGagggaagaagaggaagaagaaatatCGAAGAGCCTGAGACATTTCGAAACAGGCAATGGGTTCCACAAGAATATTACAGACTCTAAGGCTGCAGCATGGGaggaggaagaaaagaaaaaatgctgtCTCAG TTTGTGTGATAGATATCAGAGAGAAGAAGCGAAAATACAAGCCTGGGTCAATCTCCAAAGTGCAAAAGCAGAAGCTCAGTCAAGAAAGCTTGAG GTGAAACTACAAAAAATGAGATCAAACTTAGAGGAAAAGTTGATGAAGAGGATGGCAGTTGTTCATAGAAAAGCTGAGGAATGGAGAGCAGAAGCGAGGCGGGAACACTCTGAGCAAATTCAGAAAGCCACTGAACATACACAGAAGATGATATACAGGAATAGTTCACATTTTTCTGGCTATAGCTCTTGTGGTTGCTTTCCATGTAATAACCACCATCGATAttcatga